A genomic region of Elephas maximus indicus isolate mEleMax1 chromosome 10, mEleMax1 primary haplotype, whole genome shotgun sequence contains the following coding sequences:
- the KLHDC2 gene encoding kelch domain-containing protein 2 isoform X4 → METGRWKKINTEGDVPPSMSGSCAVCVDRVLYLFGGHHSRGNTNKFYMLDSRSADRVLQWERIDCQGVPPSSKDKLGVWVYQNKLIFFGGYGYLPEDKVLGTFEFDETSFWNSSHPRGWNDHVHILDTETFTWSQPITTGKAPSPRAAHACATVGNKGFVFGGRYRDARMNDLHYLNLDTWEWNELTPQGVCPVGRSWHSLTPVSSDHLFLFGGFTTDKQPLSDAWIYCISKNEWIQFNHPYTEKPRLWHTACASDEGEVIVFGGCANNLLVHHRAAHSNEILVFSVQPKSLVRLSLEAVICFKEILANSWNCLPKHLLHSVNQRFGSNNTSGS, encoded by the exons ATGGAGACTGGAAGATG GAAGAAAATTAACACCGAAGGTGACGTTCCTCCTTCCATGTCAGGGAGCTGTGCCGTGTGTGTGGACAGAGTGCTGTACTTGTTTGGAGGACACCATTCGAGAGGCAATACAAATAAG TTCTACATGCTGGATTCAAGATCTGCAGACAGAGTGTTACAGTGGGAAAGAATTGATTGCCAAGGAGTTCCTCCATCATCAAAGGACAAACTTGGTGTCTGGGTGTATCAAAACAA GTTAATATTTTTTGGAGGGTATGGATATTTACCTGAAGATAAAGTACTGGGAACTTTTGAATTTGATGAAACATCTTTTTGG AATTCAAGTCATCCAAGAGGATGGAATGATCACGTACATATTTTAGACACCGAAACATTTACCTGGAGCCAGCCTATAACTACA GGTAAAGCCCCTTCACCTCGTGCTGCCCATGCCTGTGCAACCGTTGGAAACAAAGGCTTTGTGTTTGGAGGCCGATATCGG GATGCTAGAATGAATGATCTTCACTATCTGAATCTGGATACATGGGAGTGGAATGAATT AACTCCACAAGGCGTATGCCCAGTTGGCCGATCTTGGCACTCACTAACACCAGTTTCTTCAGATCATCTTTTTCTCTTTGGAGGATTTACCACTGATAAACAGCCACTAA GTGATGCTTGGATTTACTGTATCAGTAAAAATGAATGGATACAATTTAATCATCCCTATACTGAAAAACCAAG ATTATGGCATACAGCTTGTGCCAGTGATGAAGGAGAAGTAATTGTTTTTGGAGGGTGTGCCAACAACCTCCTTGTCCATCACAGAGCT GCACACAGTAATGAAATACTTGTATTTTCAGTTCAACCAAAATCTCTTGTAAG GCTAAGCTTAGAAGCAGTTATTTGCTTTAAAGAAATATTAGCCAACTCATGGAACTGCCTTCCAAAACACTTACTTCACAGTGTTAATCAGAGGTTTGGTAGTAACAACACTTCTGGATCTTAA
- the KLHDC2 gene encoding kelch domain-containing protein 2 isoform X3, with protein sequence MTFIYLEKNCGSTTWRLEDGRKLTPKVTFLLPCQGAVPCVWTECCTCLEDTIREAIQISSTCWIQDLQTECYSGKELIAKEFLHHQRTNLVSGCIKTRYGYLPEDKVLGTFEFDETSFWNSSHPRGWNDHVHILDTETFTWSQPITTGKAPSPRAAHACATVGNKGFVFGGRYRDARMNDLHYLNLDTWEWNELTPQGVCPVGRSWHSLTPVSSDHLFLFGGFTTDKQPLSDAWIYCISKNEWIQFNHPYTEKPRLWHTACASDEGEVIVFGGCANNLLVHHRAAHSNEILVFSVQPKSLVRLSLEAVICFKEILANSWNCLPKHLLHSVNQRFGSNNTSGS encoded by the exons ATGACTTTTATCTACCTAGAGAAGAACTGTGGATCTACAACATGGAGACTGGAAGATG GAAGAAAATTAACACCGAAGGTGACGTTCCTCCTTCCATGTCAGGGAGCTGTGCCGTGTGTGTGGACAGAGTGCTGTACTTGTTTGGAGGACACCATTCGAGAGGCAATACAAATAAG TTCTACATGCTGGATTCAAGATCTGCAGACAGAGTGTTACAGTGGGAAAGAATTGATTGCCAAGGAGTTCCTCCATCATCAAAGGACAAACTTGGTGTCTGGGTGTATCAAAACAA GGTATGGATATTTACCTGAAGATAAAGTACTGGGAACTTTTGAATTTGATGAAACATCTTTTTGG AATTCAAGTCATCCAAGAGGATGGAATGATCACGTACATATTTTAGACACCGAAACATTTACCTGGAGCCAGCCTATAACTACA GGTAAAGCCCCTTCACCTCGTGCTGCCCATGCCTGTGCAACCGTTGGAAACAAAGGCTTTGTGTTTGGAGGCCGATATCGG GATGCTAGAATGAATGATCTTCACTATCTGAATCTGGATACATGGGAGTGGAATGAATT AACTCCACAAGGCGTATGCCCAGTTGGCCGATCTTGGCACTCACTAACACCAGTTTCTTCAGATCATCTTTTTCTCTTTGGAGGATTTACCACTGATAAACAGCCACTAA GTGATGCTTGGATTTACTGTATCAGTAAAAATGAATGGATACAATTTAATCATCCCTATACTGAAAAACCAAG ATTATGGCATACAGCTTGTGCCAGTGATGAAGGAGAAGTAATTGTTTTTGGAGGGTGTGCCAACAACCTCCTTGTCCATCACAGAGCT GCACACAGTAATGAAATACTTGTATTTTCAGTTCAACCAAAATCTCTTGTAAG GCTAAGCTTAGAAGCAGTTATTTGCTTTAAAGAAATATTAGCCAACTCATGGAACTGCCTTCCAAAACACTTACTTCACAGTGTTAATCAGAGGTTTGGTAGTAACAACACTTCTGGATCTTAA
- the KLHDC2 gene encoding kelch domain-containing protein 2 isoform X2 — translation MADGNEDLRADDLPGPAFESYDSMEPACPAERSGHVAVSDGRHMFVWGGYKSNQVRGLYDFYLPREELWIYNMETGRWKKINTEGDVPPSMSGSCAVCVDRVLYLFGGHHSRGNTNKFYMLDSRSADRVLQWERIDCQGVPPSSKDKLGVWVYQNKLIFFGGYGYLPEDKVLGTFEFDETSFWNSSHPRGWNDHVHILDTETFTWSQPITTGKAPSPRAAHACATVGNKGFVFGGRYRDARMNDLHYLNLDTWEWNELTPQGVCPVGRSWHSLTPVSSDHLFLFGGFTTDKQPLSDAWIYCISKNEWIQFNHPYTEKPRLWHTACASDEGEVIVFGGCANNLLVHHRAAHSNEILVFSVQPKSLVRSEALRLCSSVSQDLGVD, via the exons ATGGCTGATGGCAACGAGGATCTGCGGGCGGACGACTTGCCGGGGCCAGCCTTCGAGAGCTATGACTCCATGGAGCCCGCCTGCCCCGCAGAGCGTAGCGGCCACGTAGCGGTCAGCGACGGGCGCCACATGTTCGTCTGGGGTGGCTACAAG AGTAATCAAGTCAGAGGATTATATGACTTTTATCTACCTAGAGAAGAACTGTGGATCTACAACATGGAGACTGGAAGATG GAAGAAAATTAACACCGAAGGTGACGTTCCTCCTTCCATGTCAGGGAGCTGTGCCGTGTGTGTGGACAGAGTGCTGTACTTGTTTGGAGGACACCATTCGAGAGGCAATACAAATAAG TTCTACATGCTGGATTCAAGATCTGCAGACAGAGTGTTACAGTGGGAAAGAATTGATTGCCAAGGAGTTCCTCCATCATCAAAGGACAAACTTGGTGTCTGGGTGTATCAAAACAA GTTAATATTTTTTGGAGGGTATGGATATTTACCTGAAGATAAAGTACTGGGAACTTTTGAATTTGATGAAACATCTTTTTGG AATTCAAGTCATCCAAGAGGATGGAATGATCACGTACATATTTTAGACACCGAAACATTTACCTGGAGCCAGCCTATAACTACA GGTAAAGCCCCTTCACCTCGTGCTGCCCATGCCTGTGCAACCGTTGGAAACAAAGGCTTTGTGTTTGGAGGCCGATATCGG GATGCTAGAATGAATGATCTTCACTATCTGAATCTGGATACATGGGAGTGGAATGAATT AACTCCACAAGGCGTATGCCCAGTTGGCCGATCTTGGCACTCACTAACACCAGTTTCTTCAGATCATCTTTTTCTCTTTGGAGGATTTACCACTGATAAACAGCCACTAA GTGATGCTTGGATTTACTGTATCAGTAAAAATGAATGGATACAATTTAATCATCCCTATACTGAAAAACCAAG ATTATGGCATACAGCTTGTGCCAGTGATGAAGGAGAAGTAATTGTTTTTGGAGGGTGTGCCAACAACCTCCTTGTCCATCACAGAGCT GCACACAGTAATGAAATACTTGTATTTTCAGTTCAACCAAAATCTCTTGTAAG GTCAGAGGCCCTAAGGTTGTGTTCTTCAGTGTCCCAAGACCTTGGAGTGGATTAA
- the KLHDC2 gene encoding kelch domain-containing protein 2 isoform X1 yields the protein MADGNEDLRADDLPGPAFESYDSMEPACPAERSGHVAVSDGRHMFVWGGYKSNQVRGLYDFYLPREELWIYNMETGRWKKINTEGDVPPSMSGSCAVCVDRVLYLFGGHHSRGNTNKFYMLDSRSADRVLQWERIDCQGVPPSSKDKLGVWVYQNKLIFFGGYGYLPEDKVLGTFEFDETSFWNSSHPRGWNDHVHILDTETFTWSQPITTGKAPSPRAAHACATVGNKGFVFGGRYRDARMNDLHYLNLDTWEWNELTPQGVCPVGRSWHSLTPVSSDHLFLFGGFTTDKQPLSDAWIYCISKNEWIQFNHPYTEKPRLWHTACASDEGEVIVFGGCANNLLVHHRAAHSNEILVFSVQPKSLVRLSLEAVICFKEILANSWNCLPKHLLHSVNQRFGSNNTSGS from the exons ATGGCTGATGGCAACGAGGATCTGCGGGCGGACGACTTGCCGGGGCCAGCCTTCGAGAGCTATGACTCCATGGAGCCCGCCTGCCCCGCAGAGCGTAGCGGCCACGTAGCGGTCAGCGACGGGCGCCACATGTTCGTCTGGGGTGGCTACAAG AGTAATCAAGTCAGAGGATTATATGACTTTTATCTACCTAGAGAAGAACTGTGGATCTACAACATGGAGACTGGAAGATG GAAGAAAATTAACACCGAAGGTGACGTTCCTCCTTCCATGTCAGGGAGCTGTGCCGTGTGTGTGGACAGAGTGCTGTACTTGTTTGGAGGACACCATTCGAGAGGCAATACAAATAAG TTCTACATGCTGGATTCAAGATCTGCAGACAGAGTGTTACAGTGGGAAAGAATTGATTGCCAAGGAGTTCCTCCATCATCAAAGGACAAACTTGGTGTCTGGGTGTATCAAAACAA GTTAATATTTTTTGGAGGGTATGGATATTTACCTGAAGATAAAGTACTGGGAACTTTTGAATTTGATGAAACATCTTTTTGG AATTCAAGTCATCCAAGAGGATGGAATGATCACGTACATATTTTAGACACCGAAACATTTACCTGGAGCCAGCCTATAACTACA GGTAAAGCCCCTTCACCTCGTGCTGCCCATGCCTGTGCAACCGTTGGAAACAAAGGCTTTGTGTTTGGAGGCCGATATCGG GATGCTAGAATGAATGATCTTCACTATCTGAATCTGGATACATGGGAGTGGAATGAATT AACTCCACAAGGCGTATGCCCAGTTGGCCGATCTTGGCACTCACTAACACCAGTTTCTTCAGATCATCTTTTTCTCTTTGGAGGATTTACCACTGATAAACAGCCACTAA GTGATGCTTGGATTTACTGTATCAGTAAAAATGAATGGATACAATTTAATCATCCCTATACTGAAAAACCAAG ATTATGGCATACAGCTTGTGCCAGTGATGAAGGAGAAGTAATTGTTTTTGGAGGGTGTGCCAACAACCTCCTTGTCCATCACAGAGCT GCACACAGTAATGAAATACTTGTATTTTCAGTTCAACCAAAATCTCTTGTAAG GCTAAGCTTAGAAGCAGTTATTTGCTTTAAAGAAATATTAGCCAACTCATGGAACTGCCTTCCAAAACACTTACTTCACAGTGTTAATCAGAGGTTTGGTAGTAACAACACTTCTGGATCTTAA